The Monomorium pharaonis isolate MP-MQ-018 chromosome 5, ASM1337386v2, whole genome shotgun sequence genome includes a window with the following:
- the LOC105829103 gene encoding longitudinals lacking protein, isoforms H/M/V isoform X2, whose translation MGSEHYCLRWNNHQSNLLGVFSQLLESESLVDVTLACTEGPSIRAHKVVLSACSSYFQALFLDHPNRHPIVILKDVRFAELRTLVDFMYKGEVNVEYCQLSALLKTAESLKVKGLADMTNINAAVASREEQQQQQQQQQQQQQQQHTSTSDTSREHHRERSSREEHQRERERERERERERDRERDRDRESIKETSGKERERESNVTSGVSTGAKECEQQQQQQQQQSSSIVASTPSETAEAVDMTDCPPSPAGPGSPCPGPLALDRPRRDSEDAASLEETRAGSLSPISVHSGPSDMSLSNNTGGGAPSGVLPLNLPQSRLPSPHSTEPLAGPSGLPPVQQVPLSLKKEMDWERSTEERSASSEISADYRLPPDPELMGVDERVFACMYCGASFLHQSKLTRHILSHSLESLKYREQAAHLQLQAQLGLEPGMHLPPEAHYPAAGTIEPMDFELAAHSDPTSGVVLCKFCGKSFPDVGSLIAHLPAHTGDRPFKCEFCGKAFKLRHHMKDHCRVHTGERPFRCTLCGKTFSRSTILKAHEKTHYPKYVRKFLSPSPVDPSEEEAPPPPPPHH comes from the exons ATGGGAAGTGAGCATTACTGCCTGAGGTGGAACAATCATCAGAGCAACTTGCTGGGTGTGTTCAGTCAACTGCTGGAGTCGGAGTCGCTGGTGGACGTGACACTGGCGTGCACGGAGGGACCGTCGATACGCGCACACAAAGTAGTCCTCTCCGCGTGCTCCAGCTACTTCCAGGCCCTGTTCCTCGACCACCCGAACCGTCACCCCATAGTTATCCTAAAGGACGTACGTTTCGCCGAGCTACGTACCCTCGTCGACTTCATGTACAAGGGCGAGGTAAACGTCGAGTACTGCCAGCTATCGGCCCTCCTCAAGACAGCGGAGAGCCTCAAGGTTAAGGGTCTAGCGGACATGACGAACATCAACGCGGCGGTAGCATCTAGGGAAgaacagcagcaacagcaacaacaacagcaacaacaacaacagcaacagcacACAAGCACCTCTGACACATCGCGGGAGCATCATCGAGAGCGATCATCGAGAGAGGAGCATcaacgagaaagagagcgagagcgagagcgagaacGAGAACGAGATCGAGAACGAGATCGAGATCGGGAGAGCATAAAGGAAACAAGCGGCAAGGAAAGGGAACGAGAGTCGAACGTCACCAGTGGAGTGTCGACCGGTGCCAAGGAATGcgagcagcagcaacagcagcagcagcagcaatcCAGCAGCATCGTTGCGAGCACCCCGAGCGAAACCGCGGAGGCGGTGGACATGACGGATTGTCCGCCGTCACCGGCGGGGCCCGGTAGTCCTTGTCCGGGACCGTTAGCCCTCGATCGACCCAGGAGGGACTCCGAGGATGCGGCCAGCCTCGAAGAGACGAGGGCCGGCTCTCTCAGCCCGATCTCGGTGCACAGCGGACCATCCGACATGAGCCTCAGCAACAATACAGGCGGCGGCGCGCCCAGCGGTGTGCTGCCGTTAAACCTGCCGCAGAGCCGACTTCCGTCCCCGCACAGTACCGAGCCTCTCGCCGGCCCGTCGGGCTTACCCCCGGTCCAGCAAGTTCCGCTA TCgctgaaaaaagaaatggaCTGGGAAAGGTCGACCGAGGAGCGCAGCGCGAGTAGCGAGATATCCGCCGACTACAGACTCCCGCCAGATCCG GAGTTGATGGGTGTGGATGAGCGGGTGTTTGCGTGCATGTACTGCGGTGCCTCGTTCCTCCACCAGAGCAAGCTGACGCGGCACATCCTCTCGCACAGCCTCGAGTCGCTCAAGTACCGCGAGCAGGCGGCCCACCTGCAGCTGCAGGCTCAGCTGGGCCTCGAGCCCGGCATGCACCTGCCGCCGGAGGCCCACTACCCTGCCGCGGGTACGATTGAGCCGATGGACTTCGAGCTCGCGGCCCACTCGGACCCGACCTCCGGCGTCGTCCTCTGCAAGTTCTGCGGCAAGTCTTTCCCGGACGTCGGTTCGCTGATCGCCCATCTACCGGCGCACACCGGCGACCGGCCGTTCAAGTGCGAGTTCTGCGGTAAGGCGTTCAAGCTGCGCCACCATATGAAGGACCACTGTCGCGTGCACACCGGTGAACGGCCGTTCCGGTGTACGCTGTGCGGCAAGACCTTCTCGAGGTCGACGATACTCAAGGCCCACGAAAAGACACATTACCCGAAGTATGTGCGCAAGTTCCTGTCCCCGAGTCCCGTGGACCCCTCCGAGGAAGAGgccccgccgccgccaccgccgcatCATTGA
- the LOC105829103 gene encoding zinc finger protein 865 isoform X1, whose product MGSEHYCLRWNNHQSNLLGVFSQLLESESLVDVTLACTEGPSIRAHKVVLSACSSYFQALFLDHPNRHPIVILKDVRFAELRTLVDFMYKGEVNVEYCQLSALLKTAESLKVKGLADMTNINAAVASREEQQQQQQQQQQQQQQQHTSTSDTSREHHRERSSREEHQRERERERERERERDRERDRDRESIKETSGKERERESNVTSGVSTGAKECEQQQQQQQQQSSSIVASTPSETAEAVDMTDCPPSPAGPGSPCPGPLALDRPRRDSEDAASLEETRAGSLSPISVHSGPSDMSLSNNTGGGAPSGVLPLNLPQSRLPSPHSTEPLAGPSGLPPVQQVPLSLKKEMDWERSTEERSASSEISADYRLPPDPVSLALGLDAGGWGALVERTSGGAGGGGILGHGGFTGLAGLARRCGVCLATFPSPWLLERHALLQHAGQTSDDKPFTCEQCGQRYRYRSAYVKHREQNHRARLPADKLFTCDVCGMQFRYLKSFKKHRLNHALERLQRAPEPQSSVVVVSAPAERSDQVSSTGEPSQVETGSDTTTNPGDAEEMRGVFSEGARGDESVSETASVQENPGDSVEVQMTEATVAGTIAGGGGGGGGGSGGGGTSSEAGDVDDNVVDDDRHEPSEASILSLARTVTREADRRERRFACPFCGKCVRSKENLKLHVRKHTGERPFVCLFCGRAFGGKSDLTRHLRIHTGERPYHCEMCGKCFARADYLSKHLTTHIHQR is encoded by the exons ATGGGAAGTGAGCATTACTGCCTGAGGTGGAACAATCATCAGAGCAACTTGCTGGGTGTGTTCAGTCAACTGCTGGAGTCGGAGTCGCTGGTGGACGTGACACTGGCGTGCACGGAGGGACCGTCGATACGCGCACACAAAGTAGTCCTCTCCGCGTGCTCCAGCTACTTCCAGGCCCTGTTCCTCGACCACCCGAACCGTCACCCCATAGTTATCCTAAAGGACGTACGTTTCGCCGAGCTACGTACCCTCGTCGACTTCATGTACAAGGGCGAGGTAAACGTCGAGTACTGCCAGCTATCGGCCCTCCTCAAGACAGCGGAGAGCCTCAAGGTTAAGGGTCTAGCGGACATGACGAACATCAACGCGGCGGTAGCATCTAGGGAAgaacagcagcaacagcaacaacaacagcaacaacaacaacagcaacagcacACAAGCACCTCTGACACATCGCGGGAGCATCATCGAGAGCGATCATCGAGAGAGGAGCATcaacgagaaagagagcgagagcgagagcgagaacGAGAACGAGATCGAGAACGAGATCGAGATCGGGAGAGCATAAAGGAAACAAGCGGCAAGGAAAGGGAACGAGAGTCGAACGTCACCAGTGGAGTGTCGACCGGTGCCAAGGAATGcgagcagcagcaacagcagcagcagcagcaatcCAGCAGCATCGTTGCGAGCACCCCGAGCGAAACCGCGGAGGCGGTGGACATGACGGATTGTCCGCCGTCACCGGCGGGGCCCGGTAGTCCTTGTCCGGGACCGTTAGCCCTCGATCGACCCAGGAGGGACTCCGAGGATGCGGCCAGCCTCGAAGAGACGAGGGCCGGCTCTCTCAGCCCGATCTCGGTGCACAGCGGACCATCCGACATGAGCCTCAGCAACAATACAGGCGGCGGCGCGCCCAGCGGTGTGCTGCCGTTAAACCTGCCGCAGAGCCGACTTCCGTCCCCGCACAGTACCGAGCCTCTCGCCGGCCCGTCGGGCTTACCCCCGGTCCAGCAAGTTCCGCTA TCgctgaaaaaagaaatggaCTGGGAAAGGTCGACCGAGGAGCGCAGCGCGAGTAGCGAGATATCCGCCGACTACAGACTCCCGCCAGATCCG GTCTCGCTTGCCCTTGGACTGGACGCGGGCGGATGGGGTGCGCTGGTAGAGCGGACGAGCGGAGgcgccggcggcggcggcatcCTCGGCCACGGCGGCTTCACCGGGCTGGCCGGGTTGGCGCGTCGCTGCGGCGTCTGCCTGGCGACGTTCCCGTCGCCGTGGCTGCTGGAGCGGCACGCGTTGCTGCAGCACGCCGGGCAGACCAGCGACGATAAGCCGTTCACCTGCGAGCAGTGCGGGCAGCGCTATCGTTACCGGTCCGCCTACGTGAAGCACCGCGAGCAGAATCATCGCGCGCGGCTACCGGCGGACAAGCTCTTCACCTGCGACGTGTGCGGCATGCAGTTCAGGTATCTAAAGTCCTTTAAGAAGCATCGGCTGAACCACGCGCTCGAGCGGCTGCAGCGGGCGCCCGAGCCGCAGAgcagcgtcgtcgtcgtctcggCGCCGGCCGAGCGCAGCGACCAGGTCTCGAGTACCGGCGAGCCGTCCCAGGTAGAGACCGGCAGCGACACCACCACGAATCCGGGCGACGCCGAGGAGATGCGCGGGGTCTTCTCCGAGGGCGCGCGCGGCGACGAGAGCGTCTCGGAGACCGCGAGCGTCCAGGAGAACCCGGGCGACTCGGTGGAGGTGCAGATGACGGAGGCCACCGTCGCCGGGACCAtcgccggcggcggcggcggcggaggtggtggcagcggtggcggcggcaCCAGCAGCGAAGCCGGCGACGTGGACGACAATGTCGTCGATGACGACCGGCACGAGCCGAGCGAGGCGTCGATACTCAGCCTCGCGCGAACCGTCACTCGCGAGGCCGATCGCCGCGAGCGGCGCTTCGCCTGCCCGTTCTGCGGCAAGTGCGTCAGGTCCAAGGAGAACCTCAAGCTTCACGTGCGCAAGCACACCGGCGAGCGGCCGTTCGTCTGTTTGTTCTGCGGTCGCGCCTTCGGCGGCAAGAGCGACCTGACCAGGCACCTGCGCATCCACACCGGCGAGCGGCCGTATCACTGCGAGATGTGCGGCAAGTGCTTCGCCCGGGCTGACTATCTTTCCAAGCACCTCACCACGCACATCCACCAGCGCTAA